One segment of Panicum virgatum strain AP13 chromosome 3K, P.virgatum_v5, whole genome shotgun sequence DNA contains the following:
- the LOC120700321 gene encoding protein ZINC INDUCED FACILITATOR-LIKE 1-like, translating to MQMGEQPPPPAKVYYDGCPGCAMDSKKDSRQGVPYKELLFVGATTFASALPITSLFPFLYFMIRDLHVAQREEDIGFYAGFLGASYMIGRGLASVFWGIIADRIGRKPVIAFSVFSVIVFNTLFGLSVKYWMAIATRFLLGALNGFLAPVKAYSIEVCRPEQQALGISIVSTAWGMGVIIGPAIGGYLAQPVKQYPHLFHEKSVFGRFPYLLPCLFISFFATLVFISCAWLPETLHKHKGLERTVEMVEGSTAQESTEPPKNSLLKNWPLMSSIITYCVFSLHDTAYVEIFSLWTVSNRYGGLSFSSKDVGQVLTIAGASLLVYQLFAYRWVDKTFGPIQSTRISSALSIPVIAAYPFMTHLSGIRLGVPLYIAAILKSVFATTRVTGTSLLQNNAVPQEQRGAANGIATTAMSLSKAFAPAGAGIIFSWAQKRQHATFFPGDQMVFLLLNLTELIGLILTFKPFLAAPQQYKLTMEGKKQLLATLVGCNYAGTPHELRGCINDVLAMRDTLVARFGFAPGDIAVLTDDDRSAAAVLPTGANIKRALADMVTRAAPGDVLFFHYSGHGTLVPHRRGHGARQDEAIVPCDFNLITDVDFRQLVDRVPQGATFTMVSDSCHSGGLIDQEKEQIGPSAVVTDDLAVDGTTTRAARARFLPYAAVVGHLSGASGVDASHHVADHLLALFGADASAKFRHHHDAPTPSPDGGILLSGCQTDETSADVAADDEAAVGGKACGAFSSAVQAVLAAHPAPVSNQEVVSRARELLRDQGFEQHPCLYCSDANADAPFLCQQEGAAAIPAL from the exons ATGCAAATGGgggagcagccgccgccgccggcgaaggtGTACTACGACGGCTGTCCCGGCTGCGCCATGGACAGCAAGAAGGACAGCCGCCAGGGCGTTCCCTACAAGGAGCTGCTCTTCGTCGGCGCCACCACCTTCGCCTCGG CTCTTCCAATAACATCCTTGTTCCCGTTTCTCTACTTCATG ATAAGGGACCTGCATGTTGCTCAAAGAGAAGAAGACATTGGATTCTACGCTGGCTTTCTCG GTGCATCATATATGATCGGCAGAGGTCTTGCGTCAGTCTTTTGGGGTATCATAGCTGATCGTATTGGACGAAAGCCTGTAATTGCATTTTCGGTATTTTCAGT CATTGTTTTCAACACATTGTTTGGACTAAGTGTGAAATATTGGATGGCTATTGCTACAAGGTTTCTTCTTGGTGCCCTCAATGGATTCCTTGCACCTGTAAAG GCCTACTCTATTGAAGTTTGTCGACCTGAACAGCAAGCTTTGGGTATATCAATT GTCAGCACAGCATGGGGAATGGGAGTTATAATTGGCCCAGCAATTGGGGGCTACCTAGCACAG CCTGTCAAACAATACCCACATCTGTTTCATGAGAAGTCAGTGTTTGGAAG GTTCCCATATTTATTACCATGTCTATTTATCTCATTTTTTGCTACCTTGGTTTTCATAAGCTGTGCATGGCTCCCA GAGACCCTACATAAGCACAAAGGCCTTGAGAGAACAGTTGAAATGGTAGAAGGTTCTACAGCTCAAGAAAGCACAGAACCACCTAAAAATAGTTTACTTAAAAACTGGCCTTTGATGTCCTCCATTATCACTTACTGTGTCTTCTCGCTTCATGACACGGCATATGTTGAG ATATTTTCTCTATGGACTGTGAGTAATAGATACGGCGGCCTTAGCTTTTCATCTAAAGATGTGGGCCAAGTTCTTACAATTGCAG GCGCCAGTCTTCTAGTATATCAACTCTTTGCTTATCGTTGGGTTGACAAAACTTTTGGACCTATTCAGTCAACCCGAATTTCGTCG GCACTGTCTATACCAGTAATTGCTGCTTATCCCTTCATGACACACCTATCAGGAATAAGACTTGGTGTGCCGCTCTACATTGCAGCAATTCTGAAAAGTGTCTTTGCA ACAACTAGAGTTACTGGCACTTCTCTGCTGCAAAACAATGCTGTG CCACAAGAACAAAGGGGTGCTGCAAATGGAATAGCTACAACAGCAATGTCTTTGTCGAAGGCTTTTGCTCCAGCTGGAGCAGGCATTAT ATTCTCATGGGCACAGAAGCGCCAACATGCCACTTTCTTTCCAG GAGACCAGATGGTGTTTCTGCTACTGAATTTGACAGAGCTCATCGGGCTCATACTGACCTTCAAGCCTTTCCTGGCAGCTCCCCAACAGTACAAA TTAACAATGGAGGGGAAGAAGCAGTTGCTTGCTACCTTGGTCGGCTGCAACTACGCCGGCACGCCCCACGAGCTGCGAGGCTGCATCAACGACGTCCTTGCCATGCGCGACACCCTCGTCGCCCGCTTCGGCTTCGCGCCCGGCGACATCGCCGTGCTCACCGACGAcgaccgcagcgccgccgccgtgctcccgaCCGGCGCCAACATCAAGCGCGCGCTCGCTGACATGGTGACCCGCGCCGCGCCCGGGGACGTCCTCTTCTTCCACTACAGCGGCCACGGCACGCTCGTCCCGcaccgccgcggccatggcgcgcgccAGGACGAGGCCATCGTGCCCTGCGACTTCAACCTCATCACGGACGTGGACTTCCGGCAGCTCGTGGACCGGGTGCCGCAGGGCGCCACCTTCACCATGGTCTCCGACTCGTGCCACAGCGGCGGCCTCATCGACCAGGAGAAGGAGCAGATCGGGCCCTCCGCCGTCGTCACCGacgacctcgccgtcgacggtaccaccacgcgcgccgcccgcgcccgcttCCTCCCGTacgccgccgtcgtcggccACCTCTCCGGCGCCTCGGGCGTCGACGCGTCCCACCACGTCGCCGACCACCTCCTCGCTCTCTTCGGCGCCGACGCCAGCGCCAAGTTCCGCCACCACCACGACGCGCCGACGCCGAGCCCCGACGGCGGCATCCTGCTGAGCGGGTGCCAGACGGACGAGACGTCCGCGGACGTGGCGGCGGACGACGAGGCGGCCGTCGGCGGAAAGGCGTGCGGCGCGTTCAGCAGCGCGGTGCAGGCCGTGCTGGCAGCGCACCCGGCGCCGGTGAGCAACCAGGAGGTGGTGAGCCGGGCCAGGGAGCTGCTCCGGGACCAGGGGTTCGAGCAGCACCCCTGCCTCTACTGCAGCGACGCCAACGCCGACGCGCCGTTCCTCTGCCAGCAGGAGGGGGCCGCCGCCATTCCCGCCCTGTGA